One window of the Chanodichthys erythropterus isolate Z2021 chromosome 2, ASM2448905v1, whole genome shotgun sequence genome contains the following:
- the alg2 gene encoding alpha-1,3/1,6-mannosyltransferase ALG2, with product MVRVVFLHPDLGIGGAERLVVDAAVALQSRGCNVQIWTAHYDPQHCFSETLSPDLPVVCVGDWLPTSVFGYFHALCAYLRMIYLTLYLVLFSGEEFDVIFCDQVSACIPFLRLARHRKKVLFYCHFPDQLLTQRHSALKRLYRGPIDWFEELTTGMADRILVNSQFTARVFKQTFPKLAEIHTDVLYPSLNSAAFDDEVEDLSGLLPEGRSFLFLSINRYERKKNLPLALQALAALKERLSTGEWERVHLVMAGGYDERVVENVEHYEELRSLVASLGLEDHVTFLRSFSDKQKLSLLHSSTCVLYTPSNEHFGIVPIEAMYLHCPVIAVNSGGPLESVAHDETGFLCEPTPECFSEAMQKFVTDPKLKQRMGQAGRERVQQRFSLQAFTEQLYSHITNLTQ from the exons ATGGTTCGGGTGGTGTTCCTGCACCCTGATCTAGGTATAGGTGGAGCGGAGCGTCTGGTGGTGGATGCAGCTGTAGCTCTGCAATCTCGTGGATGCAACGTTCAGATCTGGACGGCACACTATGACCCCCAGCACTGTTTCTCTGAGACTCTCTCACCTGACCTGCCTGTCGTGTGTGTTGGCGACTGGCTGCCCACCAGCGTGTTTGGATATTTCCATGCTCTCTGTGCATACCTGCGCATGATCTACCTAACTCTCTATCTTGTGCTCTTTAGTGGGGAGGAGTTTGATGTTATTTTCTGTGATCAG GTTTCAGCATGTATTCCCTTTTTGCGTTTGGCACGTCACAGGAAGAAAGTCCTATTCTACTGTCATTTCCCTGACCAACTACTGACTCAGCGTCACTCTGCTCTAAAGCGCCTATATCGTGGCCCCATCGATTGGTTTGAGGAACTGACCACAGGCATGGCCGATCGAATTTTGGTCAACAGCCAGTTCACTGCAAGAGTCTTCAAACAGACGTTCCCCAAACTAGCTGAGATCCACACCGACGTCCTTTATCCCTCTCTGAACTCGGCAGCTTTCGATGATGAAGTAGAGGACCTCAGCGGGCTGCTCCCTGAGGGGCGGAGCTTCCTCTTTCTGTCAATCAACCGCTATGAACGCAAAAAGAACCTGCCGTTGGCACTGCAAGCATTAGCGGCCCTGAAGGAGCGTCTTTCTACAGGGGAATGGGAGCGCGTGCACCTCGTAATGGCAGGGGGCTATGATGAACGTGTGGTTGAGAATGTAGAGCATTACGAAGAGCTGCGCTCACTAGTGGCCTCTCTTGGCCTGGAGGACCACGTCACCTTCCTGCGCTCTTTTTCAGACAAACAGAAACTGTCTTTGCTGCACAGCAGCACTTGTGTACTGTACACTCCCAGCAATGAACATTTTGGCATCGTACCCATTGAAGCCATGTACTTGCATTGCCCCGTTATTGCAGTTAACTCGGGTGGACCACTAGAGTCGGTGGCCCATGACGAAACAGGCTTCCTCTGCGAACCCACCCCTGAGTGCTTTTCCGAAGCAATGCAGAAGTTTGTTACAGACCCTAAACTCAAGCAGCGCATGGGGCAGGCTGGCAGAGAGCGGGTACAGCAGCGCTTCTCGCTGCAGGCCTTCACTGAGCAGCTCTACAGTCATATCACCAACCTTACCCAATAA
- the sec61b gene encoding protein transport protein Sec61 subunit beta codes for MPGPAASATNVGASSRSPSKTVAPRTAGTSARQRKAPSSGARSAGRSTASAGTGGMWRFYTEDSPGLKVGPVPVLVMSLLFIASVFMLHIWGKYTRS; via the exons atg CCTGGACCCGCAGCTAGTGCAACAAATGTTGGTGCCTCCAGCCGTTCCCCGAGTAAGACCGTGGCCCCCCGCACTGCCGGCACCTCAGCCAGACAGAG GAAAGCCCCTAGCAGTGGCGCACGCAGCGCAGGCAGATCCACAGCATCAGCTGGCACAGGAGGCATGTGGCGCTTTTACACTGAGGACTCACCGGGACTTAAAGT TGGCCCAGTACCAGTTTTGGTAATGAGTCTGCTCTTTATCGCATCTGTATTCATGCTACACATCTGGGGAAAGTACACACGCTCCTAA